Proteins encoded together in one uncultured Desulfosarcina sp. window:
- a CDS encoding integration host factor subunit alpha, with the protein MTLTKNEIVDQIQNQLGFAKNRSKEITETLLEIMKSTMESGEDVLVSGFGKFCVRDKKKRKGRNPATGEDAILPARRVVTFKCSGKLRQRVNGD; encoded by the coding sequence ATGACGTTAACGAAAAACGAGATCGTCGATCAGATTCAGAACCAGCTCGGTTTTGCTAAAAATCGTTCCAAGGAAATCACAGAGACGTTGCTGGAAATCATGAAGTCGACCATGGAATCCGGTGAAGATGTCCTTGTTTCAGGCTTTGGCAAATTCTGTGTAAGAGACAAAAAAAAGAGAAAGGGGAGAAATCCTGCGACCGGCGAAGATGCCATCCTGCCGGCCCGACGGGTGGTGACGTTCAAATGTTCCGGAAAGCTGCGGCAACGGGTGAACGGGGATTAG
- the acsA gene encoding acetate--CoA ligase, which yields MVFKPIRKHPESYPQRPNLMNYEKIRSTFSWGTIRGELDGLPEGRGLNIAHEAVDRHADGERKDRVALQWLGRDGASRAITYYDLKAQTSRFANLLDQLGIGKGDTVCTLAGRIPELYIAALGTLKNRSVFCPLFSAFGPEPIYQRLSKGDSRILLTTEADYRGKVGQLRDRLPKLEHVLLVDARDHGADGLLSLPRLMEEASDVYTIPPTDPADIALLHFTSGTTGMPKGALHAHNAVLTHYMTGKYVLDFHPGDVFWCTADPGWVTGTSYGILSPLLHGITNLVDEADFDAGRWCDILAGRKVSVWYTAPTAIRRLMRMGIEPVRTYDLRHLRVVHSVGEPLNPEAVVWGIKALGMPIHDNWWQTETGGIMIANFPAMEIRPGSMGRPLPGIEAAIARRTGNDAIEVIDASDVQGELALRPGWPSMFRGYLHDEARYRKCFAGGWYLTGDLARRDADGYFWFVGRADDIIKTSGHMVGPFEVESTLMQHPAVAEAGVIGKPHPFVGELVKAFVALKPGHAPSDELRLELIGFARKRLGPAVAPREIDFKADLPKNKAGKIMRRLLKARELGLPEGDLSTLED from the coding sequence TTGGTTTTCAAGCCTATTCGCAAGCATCCGGAATCGTATCCGCAGCGCCCGAACCTGATGAATTACGAGAAAATCAGGAGCACGTTTTCCTGGGGAACCATTCGCGGCGAGTTGGATGGGCTGCCGGAGGGCAGGGGGCTCAACATCGCCCACGAAGCGGTGGACCGCCATGCCGACGGAGAACGCAAAGACCGGGTGGCCCTTCAATGGCTGGGCCGCGACGGCGCTTCCCGCGCCATTACCTACTATGATCTCAAAGCGCAGACCAGCCGCTTCGCCAATCTTCTCGACCAGCTGGGCATCGGAAAAGGCGATACGGTCTGCACGCTGGCCGGCCGCATCCCCGAATTGTACATTGCGGCCCTGGGAACGCTTAAAAATAGAAGCGTTTTTTGCCCGCTTTTCTCCGCTTTCGGCCCGGAACCTATCTATCAGCGGCTGAGCAAAGGCGATTCCAGGATTCTGTTGACCACCGAGGCCGATTACCGCGGCAAGGTCGGCCAACTGAGGGATCGGCTGCCCAAGCTCGAACACGTGCTTCTGGTGGACGCCAGGGACCATGGGGCAGACGGCCTGTTGTCCCTGCCCAGGCTCATGGAAGAAGCTTCCGACGTCTATACCATCCCGCCCACCGATCCTGCGGATATCGCCCTCCTGCACTTTACCAGCGGCACCACCGGGATGCCCAAGGGCGCGCTGCACGCCCACAACGCCGTGCTCACCCATTACATGACCGGTAAATACGTCCTGGATTTTCACCCCGGCGATGTCTTCTGGTGTACCGCCGATCCCGGCTGGGTTACCGGCACTTCCTATGGCATCCTGTCGCCGCTGCTGCACGGGATCACCAACCTCGTGGACGAGGCCGATTTCGACGCCGGGCGCTGGTGCGACATCCTGGCCGGCCGGAAAGTGAGCGTCTGGTACACGGCGCCCACGGCCATCCGCCGGCTGATGCGCATGGGGATTGAGCCGGTCCGGACATATGACCTGCGACATCTGCGCGTGGTTCACAGCGTCGGCGAACCGCTCAACCCTGAAGCCGTGGTCTGGGGGATAAAAGCCCTGGGCATGCCGATTCACGACAACTGGTGGCAGACGGAAACCGGCGGCATCATGATCGCCAATTTCCCGGCCATGGAGATCCGACCCGGCTCCATGGGACGGCCGCTGCCGGGCATCGAGGCGGCCATCGCCCGGCGCACGGGCAACGATGCCATTGAAGTGATCGATGCGTCTGACGTTCAGGGCGAACTGGCCCTGCGGCCCGGCTGGCCCTCCATGTTCCGGGGCTACCTGCACGACGAGGCGCGCTACCGCAAGTGTTTCGCCGGTGGCTGGTATCTGACGGGAGATCTGGCCAGAAGGGACGCGGACGGTTATTTCTGGTTCGTGGGCCGCGCCGACGACATCATCAAGACGTCCGGCCACATGGTGGGGCCTTTCGAGGTGGAAAGCACCCTCATGCAGCATCCGGCCGTGGCCGAGGCCGGAGTGATCGGAAAGCCGCACCCGTTCGTCGGAGAACTGGTCAAAGCCTTTGTCGCCCTCAAGCCGGGGCACGCCCCCAGCGACGAACTGCGGCTGGAACTGATCGGGTTCGCCCGCAAAAGGCTCGGTCCGGCCGTGGCGCCCAGGGAGATCGATTTCAAAGCCGATCTTCCCAAGAACAAGGCCGGCAAGATCATGCGGCGGCTGCTCAAGGCCCGCGAACTGGGCCTGCCCGAGGGAGACCTTTCGACCTTGGAGGATTAG